A genome region from Streptomyces xanthophaeus includes the following:
- a CDS encoding ankyrin repeat domain-containing protein — protein MSTENAELPGGLRPEDRPAWRRIRRYAVPGWMIEQATAHRLAGDWRAACAAAAVDVGFELPELAARYGAAVAESVAEDLRHLAPDLLRWHLPRYLGGRTTLATDLRILLASYGGPGGPTLSVTTPHMSEGPQRLRLHCAPLTTKKWNVYTGRGFVAENWTAARPFWDARHSSELGARFADPDGLAERIAVLRAAGDTLGAYAAAGIECDLSIPAPQPYQRPTDPEALLAGMPIDLGRLAPEVARLMAAGAGDRYRISASWRSYLLLEHVGPDSLRARIVDQAEALALPALPRYAWQRLPDPELVKAGLISPRELHPLVSASLFPGAGPAVRPPAADTGEPVRVRCRGGWHEVRSRGGVLDVPHTPEEQQRERAMRAFGGAVSGCFAVQQSWTTGEGRLPRALRAQRHELFLRIQHGDTPGVVALLDAGMDPRIRDARGRGLLHTLHLLDHEVLLPRLLAAGLDLEARDDGQRTPLLSAVNWGGSADLVRDLLAAGARIDVTDEMELSLSQVIRRYRRTDLTFLGDRVDEEFPGIGADWFDEHMEYREEDEDDEEEDDDA, from the coding sequence GTGAGCACGGAGAACGCCGAACTGCCCGGCGGCCTGCGGCCGGAGGACCGTCCGGCATGGCGGCGGATCCGCCGCTACGCCGTGCCCGGCTGGATGATCGAGCAGGCCACCGCGCACCGGCTGGCCGGTGACTGGCGTGCGGCCTGCGCGGCCGCCGCCGTGGACGTCGGCTTCGAACTGCCCGAGCTCGCGGCCCGTTACGGCGCCGCCGTGGCCGAGTCGGTGGCGGAGGACCTGCGCCACCTCGCCCCGGACCTGCTGCGCTGGCACCTGCCCCGGTACCTGGGCGGCCGCACCACCCTCGCCACCGACCTGCGGATCCTGCTCGCCTCCTACGGCGGCCCCGGCGGTCCGACCCTGTCGGTCACCACACCCCACATGAGCGAAGGCCCGCAGCGGCTGCGCCTGCACTGCGCGCCGCTCACCACGAAGAAGTGGAACGTCTACACCGGGCGCGGCTTCGTCGCGGAGAACTGGACCGCGGCCCGGCCCTTCTGGGACGCCCGCCACTCGTCCGAGCTGGGCGCGCGCTTCGCCGACCCGGACGGCCTCGCCGAGCGGATCGCCGTGCTGCGCGCCGCAGGGGACACGCTCGGGGCCTATGCGGCGGCGGGCATCGAATGCGACCTGAGCATCCCCGCTCCGCAGCCCTACCAGCGCCCGACGGACCCGGAGGCCCTCCTCGCCGGGATGCCGATCGACCTCGGCCGGCTCGCACCGGAGGTGGCCCGGCTGATGGCGGCGGGAGCGGGCGACCGCTACCGGATCTCGGCGAGCTGGCGCTCCTACCTGCTGCTGGAACACGTCGGTCCCGACAGCCTCCGGGCCCGCATCGTCGACCAGGCCGAGGCACTCGCCCTGCCGGCCCTGCCCCGGTACGCCTGGCAGCGGCTCCCCGATCCCGAACTGGTCAAGGCCGGCCTGATCTCCCCGCGCGAGCTGCACCCGCTGGTGTCCGCCTCTCTGTTCCCCGGCGCGGGACCGGCGGTGCGCCCGCCCGCTGCCGACACGGGCGAGCCGGTACGGGTGCGCTGCCGCGGCGGATGGCACGAGGTGCGCTCACGAGGCGGCGTACTCGACGTACCGCACACCCCCGAGGAGCAGCAACGCGAGCGTGCCATGCGGGCGTTCGGCGGAGCGGTCTCGGGGTGCTTCGCCGTGCAGCAGAGCTGGACCACGGGTGAAGGAAGGCTGCCGCGCGCCCTCCGGGCCCAGCGGCACGAGCTCTTCCTGCGCATCCAGCACGGCGACACCCCGGGCGTGGTGGCGCTGCTGGACGCGGGTATGGACCCCCGCATCCGCGACGCCCGCGGCCGCGGCCTGCTGCACACCCTCCACCTGCTCGACCACGAGGTGCTGCTGCCCCGGCTGCTGGCGGCCGGACTCGACCTGGAGGCACGGGACGACGGGCAGCGCACCCCGTTGCTGTCCGCGGTGAACTGGGGCGGCTCGGCGGACCTGGTCAGGGACCTGCTGGCGGCCGGCGCCCGGATCGACGTCACCGACGAGATGGAACTGTCGCTGTCCCAGGTGATCCGCCGCTACAGGCGCACCGACCTCACCTTCCTGGGGGACCGCGTCGACGAGGAGTTCCCCGGTATCGGCGCCGACTGGTTCGACGAACACATGGAGTACCGCGAGGAAGACGAGGACGACGAGGAAGAGGACGACGACGCGTGA
- a CDS encoding peptidoglycan recognition protein family protein — protein MTFSALHRPPARATFTPYTRRSVLTGAFALAAATALPLATAGRASAATPDIIGCAAWGARAASEPVVVLDNRPERIIVHHTATANVTDYSKQRAFALARAIQTYHMDAQGWIDTGQHFTVSRGAFVLEGRHNSLAELRAGTRQVRAAHCVGQNTVSIGIENEGTYTSQDPPAAQYAALADLCAHICDQYGLPASEIYGHRDFNATSCPGDHLYALLPTLRKDVAARLGAPAPEEAVDPIEDLVRQATGQQAAEYAEYLPAGLLP, from the coding sequence ATGACCTTCTCCGCACTGCACCGGCCGCCCGCGCGCGCCACCTTCACCCCGTACACCCGCCGGTCGGTCCTCACGGGAGCCTTCGCCCTGGCCGCCGCCACGGCACTGCCGCTCGCCACGGCCGGACGGGCGTCCGCCGCCACCCCGGACATCATCGGCTGCGCCGCCTGGGGTGCACGGGCGGCGTCCGAACCCGTCGTCGTCCTGGACAACCGCCCGGAGCGGATCATCGTCCACCACACGGCGACGGCGAACGTGACGGACTACTCGAAGCAGCGCGCCTTCGCCCTCGCCCGCGCGATCCAGACCTACCACATGGACGCGCAGGGCTGGATCGACACGGGCCAGCACTTCACCGTCAGCCGCGGGGCCTTCGTACTGGAGGGGCGCCACAACAGCCTCGCGGAGCTGCGCGCCGGCACCCGCCAGGTGCGGGCGGCGCACTGCGTCGGCCAGAACACCGTGTCGATCGGCATCGAGAACGAGGGCACGTACACCTCGCAGGACCCGCCCGCGGCCCAGTACGCGGCCCTGGCCGACCTGTGCGCCCACATCTGCGACCAGTACGGCTTGCCCGCGTCGGAGATCTACGGCCACCGCGACTTCAACGCCACCTCCTGCCCCGGCGACCACCTCTACGCACTGCTCCCGACCCTCCGCAAGGACGTCGCCGCCCGCCTCGGCGCGCCCGCGCCGGAGGAGGCGGTCGACCCCATCGAGGACCTGGTCCGCCAGGCCACCGGTCAGCAGGCGGCGGAGTACGCGGAATACCTCCCGGCCGGTCTTCTGCCCTGA
- a CDS encoding Ohr family peroxiredoxin, translated as MTVPLTRSLYRTTAHAAGGRTGSVRTDDGRLDVRLAPPRKKVPGTTNPEQLFAAGFAACFTSALAEVAAEFGADASAARVACEVQLGTTDTPAGYGLAVTLTVSLPGWRAADLQPLLHRADAVCPYSQAVRGNVPLTLLAVDEPAGPAADDRA; from the coding sequence ATGACCGTGCCACTCACCCGCAGCCTGTACCGGACGACCGCGCACGCCGCGGGGGGACGTACCGGATCCGTCCGCACGGACGACGGACGCCTGGACGTCCGCCTCGCCCCGCCGCGCAAGAAGGTGCCCGGCACCACCAACCCGGAGCAGCTGTTCGCGGCCGGCTTCGCCGCCTGCTTCACCTCCGCGCTCGCGGAGGTCGCCGCGGAGTTCGGGGCGGACGCCTCCGCCGCGCGCGTGGCCTGCGAGGTCCAGCTCGGCACCACGGACACGCCCGCCGGCTACGGCCTCGCGGTGACGCTCACCGTCAGCCTGCCCGGGTGGCGGGCGGCGGACCTCCAGCCCCTGCTGCACCGGGCGGACGCGGTCTGCCCGTACTCGCAAGCCGTACGCGGCAACGTACCGCTGACGCTCCTGGCCGTGGACGAGCCCGCCGGGCCTGCCGCCGATGACCGCGCCTGA
- a CDS encoding vWA domain-containing protein, translating to MRPELDRAKLLAARYKAAETRPYLASALYALTVVPSAGVRTMGVDRHWRCYVSPAFVEATPVVELAGVWIHEVAHLLRDHHGRAERLPAADQRDPVRVNIAQDCEINDDLLADGLVLPEGRMEPRLYGLPTGGLFETYLPAIPPTPHGPDCGSGAHGTPGPWELGEDGGPARVGPVEAEALRRQTAEAVRAHRRTRGRVPEGWARWAEELLEPSVDWRQALAGAVREAAAWAAGAVDYTYRRPSRRTPALGGRVVLPSLRRPLPRVAVVIDTSGSMGPDDLAAALAEVTGVLREVGVGGNRVAVLACDADVHAVTRVRSAGEVTLAGGGGTDMRVGIAAALALPDRPNVVVVLTDGYTPWPDETPSCRLIAALIGNTPPAPPSWVETVRVDLAT from the coding sequence GTGCGCCCGGAGCTGGACCGCGCGAAGCTGCTGGCAGCCCGGTACAAGGCCGCCGAGACCCGTCCGTACCTCGCTTCCGCGCTGTACGCCCTGACCGTCGTCCCCTCGGCCGGGGTGCGCACCATGGGCGTGGACCGGCACTGGCGCTGCTACGTCTCGCCCGCCTTCGTCGAGGCGACCCCGGTCGTCGAACTGGCCGGGGTGTGGATCCACGAGGTGGCGCACCTGCTGCGCGACCACCACGGCCGGGCCGAGCGCCTGCCGGCCGCCGACCAGCGCGATCCGGTCCGGGTCAACATCGCCCAGGACTGCGAGATCAACGACGACCTGCTGGCCGACGGGCTGGTGCTGCCCGAGGGCCGGATGGAGCCCAGGCTCTACGGCCTGCCCACGGGCGGCCTGTTCGAGACGTACCTGCCGGCGATTCCCCCGACGCCCCACGGGCCGGACTGCGGTTCCGGTGCGCACGGCACCCCCGGGCCCTGGGAGCTGGGCGAGGACGGCGGCCCCGCCCGGGTCGGCCCGGTGGAGGCCGAGGCGCTGCGCCGGCAGACCGCCGAGGCCGTACGGGCCCACCGGCGCACCCGGGGCCGGGTCCCCGAGGGCTGGGCCCGGTGGGCCGAGGAACTTCTGGAGCCCTCCGTCGACTGGCGCCAGGCCCTGGCGGGAGCGGTCCGCGAGGCCGCCGCCTGGGCGGCCGGCGCGGTGGACTACACGTACCGCCGCCCCTCGCGCCGGACACCCGCGCTCGGCGGCAGGGTGGTGCTGCCCAGTCTGCGCAGGCCGCTGCCGCGGGTGGCCGTCGTCATCGACACCTCGGGATCGATGGGTCCGGACGACCTGGCGGCCGCCCTCGCCGAAGTCACCGGCGTCCTGCGGGAGGTGGGCGTCGGCGGGAACCGGGTCGCCGTCCTCGCGTGCGACGCCGACGTGCATGCCGTGACCCGGGTGCGCAGTGCCGGCGAGGTGACCCTGGCCGGTGGCGGAGGCACGGACATGCGGGTCGGCATCGCTGCGGCCCTGGCCCTGCCCGACCGGCCGAACGTCGTGGTCGTGCTGACCGACGGGTACACGCCGTGGCCGGACGAGACCCCGTCGTGCCGGCTGATCGCCGCGCTGATCGGCAACACCCCGCCCGCGCCCCCGTCCTGGGTGGAGACGGTACGCGTCGACCTGGCCACGTGA
- a CDS encoding gala protein yields MTQPTPVRCPAIEHPDLPPADPARLGPLLARLAADRPVETDETFPLGTLRTDGRVDLCKQGLGPAGAARLLPAATASAHARHLLLGTNAIGDAGAGTLAEALTGDHGLHTLYLGCNRIGPDGVGSLAGALGDDTTVRALWLKRNPLFGDGARTVAALLRRNTALRTLDLVNTGIGVDGVRLLLDALLEREQPLERLFLGGNGLGPDAAPLLAALIREAGVRELYVPANHLGDEGAAALASAAAGSAHPVRLGLGGNGIGAAGARSLAASLGGIEALDLGRTMSERSLGSPGNDPGDEGAYALAAALPGSPLRRLELRHTGLTGRGAKSLLAAVPADSPLEYVGLGPGLPRRVKRSFTERLRPARAAHPDLRAIGSVYR; encoded by the coding sequence ATGACACAGCCGACACCCGTACGGTGCCCCGCGATCGAGCACCCCGACCTGCCGCCGGCCGACCCGGCCCGCCTCGGCCCGCTGCTCGCCCGGCTCGCCGCGGACCGGCCCGTCGAGACCGACGAGACCTTCCCCCTCGGCACCCTGCGCACCGACGGCCGCGTCGACCTCTGCAAGCAGGGGCTCGGCCCGGCCGGCGCGGCCCGACTGCTGCCGGCCGCCACCGCCTCCGCGCACGCCAGGCACCTGCTCCTCGGCACCAACGCCATCGGCGACGCGGGCGCCGGCACCCTGGCCGAGGCCCTCACCGGCGACCACGGGCTGCACACCCTCTACCTCGGCTGCAACCGGATCGGCCCGGACGGGGTGGGCTCCCTCGCCGGTGCCCTCGGCGACGACACGACCGTCCGCGCCCTGTGGCTCAAGCGCAACCCGCTCTTCGGGGACGGCGCCCGCACCGTGGCCGCACTGCTGCGCCGCAACACCGCCCTGCGCACCCTCGACCTGGTCAACACCGGAATCGGCGTCGACGGCGTACGCCTCCTGCTCGACGCCCTGCTGGAGCGGGAGCAGCCCCTGGAACGGCTGTTCCTCGGCGGCAACGGCCTCGGCCCGGACGCAGCCCCGCTGCTGGCCGCCCTGATACGGGAGGCCGGGGTGCGCGAGCTGTACGTCCCCGCCAACCACCTCGGCGACGAGGGCGCCGCGGCCCTCGCCTCCGCCGCGGCCGGCTCCGCCCACCCGGTCCGGCTCGGGCTCGGCGGCAACGGCATCGGCGCCGCCGGAGCGCGGAGCCTGGCCGCCTCCCTCGGCGGCATCGAAGCACTCGACCTCGGACGGACCATGTCGGAGCGCAGCCTCGGCTCCCCCGGCAACGACCCCGGCGACGAAGGGGCGTACGCCCTGGCCGCGGCCCTCCCCGGCAGCCCCCTGCGCCGGCTGGAGCTGCGCCACACCGGCCTCACCGGGCGCGGTGCGAAGAGCCTGCTCGCGGCGGTGCCCGCGGACAGCCCGCTGGAGTACGTCGGCCTGGGTCCCGGCCTGCCCCGCCGCGTGAAGCGCTCGTTCACCGAGCGGCTGCGTCCCGCCCGGGCCGCCCACCCGGACCTGCGCGCCATCGGCAGTGTGTACCGGTGA
- a CDS encoding AAA family ATPase, translating into MSATQPQPQPQPARALAAADALGARLGATRTEPATNPQLEALALAVTANQPVLLWGEPGIGKSAGMEQLATALGVRLETVIASVHEPSDFAGLPIVGEDPATTGVPMAPPDWAVRLARTGHGLLFFDELSSAPPAVQAALLRVVLERRVGSLELPAAVRIVAAANPPASAADGWHLSPPLANRFVHLDWTHNPRTVARGMAGTWPEVAIPAVDPAKASGSVARARGAVSGFLTARPGLVHHMPAEAAGRGRGWPSPRTWEMALRLLATGYAASTGREALAAALTGAVGEAAGIELLSYLEHLDLPDPDRVLADPDAFALPERGDRQLAFLIAVVAAVQSELTRPRWEAGWVVLAKAVDAGVPDVAARAAADLAAMRDLDWPVPAGIDAFVELLQLSGSLPGGN; encoded by the coding sequence GTGAGTGCGACCCAGCCCCAGCCCCAGCCGCAGCCCGCCCGGGCCCTGGCGGCCGCCGACGCCCTGGGCGCCCGGCTGGGCGCCACCCGCACCGAACCCGCCACCAACCCCCAACTGGAGGCACTGGCACTGGCCGTGACGGCCAACCAGCCCGTCCTCCTGTGGGGTGAGCCGGGCATCGGCAAGTCCGCCGGCATGGAGCAGCTCGCCACCGCGCTCGGCGTGCGGCTGGAGACCGTCATCGCCAGCGTCCACGAACCCTCCGACTTCGCGGGGCTGCCCATCGTCGGCGAGGACCCGGCCACCACGGGTGTCCCCATGGCGCCGCCGGACTGGGCGGTACGCCTCGCCCGCACCGGCCACGGGCTGCTGTTCTTCGACGAGCTGTCCTCCGCCCCGCCCGCCGTGCAGGCGGCCCTGCTGCGCGTGGTCCTGGAGCGCCGGGTCGGCAGCCTCGAACTGCCGGCGGCGGTACGGATCGTCGCCGCCGCCAATCCGCCCGCGAGCGCCGCGGACGGCTGGCACCTCAGCCCGCCGCTCGCGAACCGCTTCGTCCACCTCGACTGGACGCACAACCCGCGCACCGTGGCCCGCGGCATGGCCGGCACCTGGCCCGAGGTGGCCATCCCGGCCGTCGATCCCGCCAAGGCCTCCGGTTCGGTCGCCCGGGCCCGCGGCGCCGTCTCCGGCTTCCTCACCGCCCGGCCGGGCCTGGTCCACCACATGCCGGCCGAGGCCGCCGGACGGGGTCGCGGCTGGCCCTCCCCGCGTACCTGGGAGATGGCCCTGCGGCTGCTGGCCACGGGGTACGCGGCCTCGACGGGCCGGGAGGCGCTGGCAGCCGCGCTCACCGGCGCCGTGGGCGAGGCCGCCGGGATCGAACTGCTCTCGTACCTCGAACACCTCGACCTGCCCGACCCGGACCGGGTGCTGGCCGACCCGGACGCCTTCGCCCTGCCCGAGCGCGGCGACCGGCAGCTGGCCTTCCTCATCGCGGTGGTCGCGGCCGTGCAGAGCGAGCTCACCCGCCCCCGGTGGGAGGCGGGCTGGGTGGTCCTCGCGAAGGCCGTGGACGCGGGCGTTCCCGACGTCGCCGCCCGCGCCGCCGCCGACCTCGCAGCGATGCGCGACCTCGACTGGCCGGTGCCGGCCGGCATCGACGCCTTCGTGGAACTGCTCCAGCTGTCCGGCTCGCTGCCGGGCGGCAACTGA
- a CDS encoding fatty acid CoA ligase family protein, with protein sequence MPQTIPTGGGPAVGEPATGTDSVAGWLERNAHAFPGKPAVIHPDGRGSGSYATLTYGELQESVEELARGFRRAGITRGTRTVLMAPPGPELFALCFALFRVGAVPVVVDPGMGVRRMLHCYRAVGAEAFIGPPLAQLVRVLGRRTFAGVRVPVTLGRRRLGRGHTLAALRATPATATHAAADTAAPAGGDDLLMIGFTTGSTGPAKGVEYTHRMALSIARQIEAVHGRTRDDVSLVTLPFYGVLDLVYGSTLVLAPLAPARVAQADPALLVDALERFRVTTMFASPALLRNLAGHLTGAARGRHPLPDLHCVVSGGAPVPDAVVAALRSVLDEKARIHVTYGATEVLPITSIEAAEILGDDEADTGREGGTTAAGTAAGTAAGAAAGEGTCVGRPVPGTRVAIAPVTDGPLARFDPATGLPAGHVGEILVHGDSVSRRYHRAPRSDAAHKATEQRPDGEPPRIWHRTGDLGHLDSEGRLWFCGRSAQRVRTSHRDLHTVRCEGVFNAHPLVRRTALVGIGPAGAQRPVICVETETGADGTALDEGAWTNLVAELRTMAEEHAPTTGLQEFLRHPGFPVDIRHNAKIGREELARWATRQQARPASSAGRRAARIVPLAGWAYLVGGAVWAATGDVPDLPVLRWLWWIDAFLSIGVHAAQIPLALPRGREAGHGTASVVGRTMLYGATWWRTL encoded by the coding sequence GTGCCGCAGACGATACCGACCGGCGGCGGCCCTGCCGTGGGGGAGCCGGCCACCGGCACGGACAGCGTGGCCGGGTGGCTCGAGCGCAACGCCCACGCCTTTCCCGGCAAGCCCGCCGTCATCCACCCCGACGGCCGCGGCTCCGGTAGCTACGCCACCCTCACCTACGGCGAGTTGCAGGAGAGCGTCGAGGAGCTTGCCCGCGGATTCCGGCGCGCAGGGATCACCCGGGGCACCAGGACCGTGCTGATGGCCCCGCCCGGACCGGAGCTGTTCGCCCTCTGCTTCGCCCTGTTCCGGGTCGGAGCCGTGCCCGTCGTCGTGGATCCCGGCATGGGCGTACGGCGCATGCTCCACTGCTACCGGGCCGTGGGCGCCGAGGCGTTCATCGGGCCGCCCCTCGCCCAGCTCGTGCGCGTCCTGGGCCGCCGCACCTTCGCCGGGGTGCGCGTGCCCGTCACCCTGGGACGGCGTCGGCTCGGCCGCGGCCACACGCTGGCCGCGCTGCGCGCCACCCCCGCGACCGCGACGCACGCAGCCGCGGACACGGCGGCGCCGGCCGGCGGCGACGACCTGCTGATGATCGGCTTCACCACCGGAAGCACGGGCCCCGCCAAGGGAGTCGAGTACACCCACCGCATGGCGCTGTCCATCGCCCGCCAGATAGAAGCCGTCCACGGCCGCACCCGCGACGACGTCTCCCTGGTCACCCTGCCCTTCTACGGGGTGCTCGACCTGGTCTACGGATCCACCCTGGTCCTGGCGCCGCTCGCGCCCGCCCGGGTCGCCCAGGCGGACCCGGCACTGCTCGTCGACGCGCTGGAACGATTCCGCGTCACCACGATGTTCGCCTCGCCCGCCCTGCTGCGGAACCTGGCCGGGCACCTCACCGGCGCCGCCCGCGGCCGCCACCCGCTGCCCGACCTGCACTGCGTCGTCTCCGGCGGGGCCCCGGTGCCCGATGCGGTCGTGGCCGCGCTGCGCTCCGTCCTCGACGAGAAGGCGCGGATCCATGTGACCTACGGGGCCACGGAGGTACTGCCGATCACCTCGATCGAGGCGGCCGAGATCCTCGGCGACGACGAGGCCGACACCGGTCGCGAGGGCGGCACAACCGCGGCCGGTACTGCGGCCGGTACCGCGGCCGGTGCCGCCGCGGGCGAAGGGACCTGCGTCGGCCGGCCCGTCCCCGGCACCCGCGTGGCCATCGCGCCCGTCACCGACGGCCCGCTCGCCCGCTTCGACCCCGCGACCGGCCTGCCGGCCGGGCACGTCGGCGAGATCCTGGTCCACGGCGACTCCGTCAGCCGGCGCTACCACCGGGCCCCCCGGTCCGACGCCGCGCACAAGGCGACCGAGCAACGCCCCGACGGCGAACCGCCCCGCATCTGGCACCGGACCGGCGACCTCGGCCACCTCGACTCCGAAGGACGCCTGTGGTTCTGCGGGCGCTCCGCCCAGCGGGTCCGCACCAGCCACCGGGACCTGCACACCGTGCGCTGCGAGGGAGTCTTCAACGCCCATCCCCTGGTCCGGCGCACCGCCCTGGTCGGCATCGGGCCGGCCGGCGCGCAACGGCCCGTCATCTGCGTGGAGACCGAGACCGGGGCGGACGGGACCGCGCTCGACGAAGGCGCGTGGACGAACCTGGTCGCCGAGCTGCGCACGATGGCCGAGGAACACGCCCCGACCACAGGCCTCCAGGAGTTCCTGCGCCACCCCGGCTTCCCGGTGGACATCCGGCACAACGCCAAGATCGGCCGCGAGGAGCTGGCCCGCTGGGCCACGCGGCAGCAGGCCCGGCCCGCGTCGTCCGCGGGCCGGCGGGCGGCCCGGATCGTGCCGCTCGCCGGATGGGCGTACCTCGTCGGCGGGGCGGTGTGGGCCGCGACCGGGGACGTCCCCGACCTCCCGGTGCTGCGGTGGCTGTGGTGGATCGACGCCTTCCTCAGCATCGGCGTGCACGCAGCGCAGATCCCGCTCGCACTGCCGCGCGGCCGGGAGGCCGGACACGGGACCGCCTCGGTGGTCGGGCGCACCATGCTCTACGGCGCGACCTGGTGGCGGACGCTGTGA
- a CDS encoding 3-oxoacyl-ACP synthase III family protein, with protein MSTTAYSRIEALGICLPAAVQTTPQLAALVPGLGEADIEKITGITERRVYDPEPAAGEDSFGMALSAARDALESSRYGAADLDIVISASITRFKDGGRFTFEPSFAATLAGELGARSAIHFDVSNACAGMMTGVWLLDRMIRSGAVRRGLVVSGEQATRVAQTAAREMTDSYDPQFASLSVGDSAAAVVLDRSTDAADRIHYIELMTCSEYSHLCMGMPSDRNPGIALYTDNKKMHNRDRLKLWPRFHGDFLAKKGRTFAGEEFDHVIQHQVGTRFIDYVNQTAEAEFATPMPDSLSVVERYGNTATTSHFLTLCEHLRSGDARPGAKYLLVPAASGVVTGALSATLTNVGV; from the coding sequence ATGAGCACCACCGCATACAGCCGAATAGAAGCCTTAGGCATCTGCCTTCCAGCCGCAGTCCAGACCACTCCGCAACTCGCCGCCCTGGTCCCGGGGCTGGGGGAGGCGGACATCGAGAAGATCACCGGGATCACCGAACGGCGCGTGTACGACCCCGAACCGGCGGCCGGCGAGGACTCGTTCGGGATGGCCCTGTCCGCCGCCCGGGACGCGCTGGAGTCCTCCCGCTACGGGGCCGCCGACCTCGACATCGTCATCTCGGCCTCGATCACCCGCTTCAAGGACGGCGGTCGCTTCACCTTCGAGCCGTCCTTCGCCGCGACGCTGGCCGGCGAGCTGGGCGCCCGCTCCGCCATCCACTTCGACGTCTCCAACGCCTGCGCCGGAATGATGACCGGCGTGTGGCTGCTCGACCGGATGATCCGCTCCGGCGCCGTGCGGCGCGGCCTGGTCGTCAGCGGCGAGCAGGCGACCCGCGTCGCACAGACCGCCGCACGCGAGATGACCGACTCCTACGACCCGCAGTTCGCCTCGCTGTCCGTCGGGGACTCGGCGGCCGCGGTCGTCCTGGACCGCTCCACCGACGCGGCCGACCGCATCCACTACATCGAGCTGATGACCTGCTCCGAGTACTCCCACCTGTGCATGGGCATGCCCAGCGACCGCAATCCGGGCATCGCCCTCTACACGGACAACAAGAAGATGCACAACCGCGACCGGCTCAAGCTGTGGCCGCGCTTCCACGGGGACTTCCTGGCCAAGAAGGGGCGGACGTTCGCCGGTGAGGAGTTCGACCACGTCATCCAGCACCAGGTCGGCACCCGCTTCATCGACTACGTCAACCAGACGGCCGAGGCCGAGTTCGCCACCCCCATGCCGGACTCCCTCTCCGTGGTCGAGCGGTACGGAAACACCGCCACCACCTCGCACTTCCTGACGCTGTGCGAGCACCTCAGGTCGGGCGACGCCCGCCCCGGGGCCAAGTACCTGCTGGTGCCGGCCGCCTCCGGCGTGGTCACCGGCGCCCTGTCCGCGACGCTGACGAACGTGGGGGTCTGA